One segment of Macrotis lagotis isolate mMagLag1 chromosome 1, bilby.v1.9.chrom.fasta, whole genome shotgun sequence DNA contains the following:
- the LOC141507045 gene encoding uncharacterized protein LOC141507045 isoform X2: MGKKQRLFPKASMVHTPSKDFRKKSKSMVLTCPTHQIVSPWESDHFPKSESTAIFNTQPGSTQFPFHYSSKTASVPPPLPWQKHQTTSTGPLPSLKYQGKIRSLLPKKYHNHNFGLTIPTSNFRPKASVGYPTSSKQFVLPSLVSVHQSKSSVKLKQNLRGTSGTNSVPKISSGRSHQSKQKLKQKSSKTMKEPLVPPWHHSSTSSVPASQRHASVHHQTHSRRRKIAAALFGGLDLWPKDIIIKLPSPEVHCNTKDTEKKSDQPEPTVQPHPETPPLLKLPFSKKERPPLTPTETAVLSLTFNKSRDKLAPSSYTKFISRGTNTYMPWPQNKSTLTGFNHQIRLNARPASPDFMHCARTKSVPSLPLKIWETSKPQNIVTKLAHVGEASPGPDCKVKNTFGPSSHPVCPFIQERNESGEIPPTDPTKDLYHWSESSKGQGQSDSPSMSQSNDPEASTVSKPPSGTVLAFLKESTPTPGLLDKSSLIAGDQRSRDPFGLDQQVKSPICHHAWLPPSIFSEQPPESIIGLDFQAVIELDSQPTHELKPDSQDLSQSNPNDQAISPPIKDNQSEPAPDEKVQGMPDHQVSQSPSTDKLDDIESKSTIAQEEEDQVTQNSPVVNPKESVTPSSGDEKDSSSGNGHYWVKVGLNSDSRDEAKSGPQKQNQSIQNRDIPWRLKYIKPYTIKGGQVSAQTVNAIVNSIPEKKIKSDMCKQILMRRMKESPPHRPGQRIPLSYTVCLECASWIPNGCPHTEGMNRLSETELLVIPIPLPGSEEMGVKFILKVPHKKKPFSFFSMLFPEYEIYWPPQQSSDLPSPSDNETCGCPKVIQLQPSSPPPGTEPCECPQVTLFDLIVGKDRCSSEKKPLRCQLPHVEELPIGSEDDGKELLRVLSKG; this comes from the exons ATGGGGAAAAAACAGCGGTTATTTCCAAAAG CATCCATGGTCCATACCCCTTCAAAAGACTTCCGAAAGAAGAGCAAATCAATGGTGTTAACCTGTCCAACACATCAGATAGTATCACCATGGGAATCAGACCACTTTCCCAAAAGTGAGAGCACTGCCATTTTCAATACCCAGCCTGGATCCACCcaatttccatttcattattcTAGCAAGACTGCATCTGTACCTCCACCCTTACCTTGGCAGAAGCATCAAACCACAAGTACTGGGCCATTGCCTTCTCTGAAATACCAGGGAAAGATAAGATCACTTTTACCTAAGAAATACCACAACCATAACTTTGGGTTAACCATACCTACCTCTAACTTTAGGCCAAAGGCTTCTGTTGGCTATCCAACATCCTCTAAACAATTTGTTTTACCTTCACTTGTTTCTGTCCACCAATCAAAGTCCTCagtaaaactcaaacaaaatcttCGGGGTACTTCAGGTACCAACTCAGTTCCAAAGATTTCTTCAGGTCGCAGCCATCAGAGTAAGCAGAAGCTAAAACAAAAGAGCTCCAAGACTATGAAAGAACCCTTAGTACCACCTTGGCACCATTCAAGTACCTCATCAGTGCCAGCGAGTCAGAGACATGCATCAGTTCATCATCAGACTCATAGTCGTCGGCGCAAAATTGCAGCAGCCCTATTTGGAGGACTAGACCTCTGGCCTAAGGATATTATTATAAAACTCCCTAGTCCTGAAGTTCATTGCAATacaaaagatacagaaaaaaaatcagaccaaCCTGAACCAACAGTCCAACCTCATCCAGAAACTCCCCCACTTTTAAAACTCCCATTTTCAAAGAAAGAGCGACCTCCTCTTACACCTACAGAAACAGCTGTACTTTCACTAACCTTTAACAAGTCCAGAGACAAGCTAGCACCTTCATCATATACCAAATTTATCAGTAGAGGCACAAACACATATATGCCCTGGCCTCAAAATAAGAGTACATTAACAGGATTTAATCATCAAATCAGGCTTAATGCTAGACCTGCATCACCAGACTTTATGCATTGTGCCAGAACAAAATCTGTTCCTTCTCTGCCTCTAAAAATCTGGGAGACCTCCAAGCCCCAGAACATAGTCACTAAGCTTGCCCATGTAGGTGAGGCTTCACCAGGCCCTGATTGCAAGGTCAAGAACACATTTGGGCCATCATCACATCCTGTCTGCCCATTTATACAAGAACGGAATGAGAGTGGTGAAATTCCACCAACTGATCCCACCAAAGATTTATATCATTGGTCTGAGAGTTCCAAGGGCCAGGGACAATCAGACTCACCCTCAATGAGCCAGAGCAATGATCCTGAGGCCTCAACTGTCTCTAAACCCCCAAGTGGGACAGTACTGGCATTCTTAAAAGAGTCTACACCTACTCCTGGGCTGCTGGATAAGTCCTCATTAATAGCTGGGGATCAAAGGTCCAGGGATCCATTTGGCCTTGACCAGCAGGTTAAATCACCAATATGTCATCATGCCTGGCTCCCCCCATCAATCTTCTCTGAACAACCACCTGAATCTATTATTGGTTTAGACTTCCAGGCAGTGATAGAACTAGACAGTCAACCAACACATGAACTGAAACCTGACTCTCAGGACCTATCTCAATCCAATCCAAATGACCAGGCCATATCTCCACCCATCAAAGACAACCAGTCTGAGCCTGCACCAGATGAGAAGGTTCAGGGAATGCCAGATCATCAGGTTTCCCAATCACCTAGCACTGACAAACTGGATGATATTGAATCAAAGTCCACCATTGCTCAGGAGGAAGAGGATCAGGTTACACAGAATTCACCTGTAGTCAACCCCAAAGAGAGTGTTACTCCTTCATCTGGTGATGAAAAGGATTCTTCATCAGGCAATGGCCACTACTGGGTGAAGGTAGGATTGAACTCTGACTCTCGAGATGAGGCTAAGTCTGGGCCCCAAAAGCAGAACCAGAGTATACAGAACAGAGATATCCCATGGCGTTTGAAGTACATCAAACCATATACCATTAAGGGAGGTCAAGTGTCTGCTCAAACTGTAAATGCCATTGTCAATTCCATCCccgagaaaaaaataaaaagtgacatGTGTAAGCAGATTCTCATGAGGCGAATGAAGGAAAGTCCCCCTCACAGACCTGGTCAACGTATACCATTAAGTTATACAGTCTGCTTAGAATGTGCCTCCTGGATCCCAAATGGTTGTCCTCATACTGAAGGAATGAACCGTCTTTCTGAAACAGAGCTGTTGGTTATACCAATACCTCTGCCAGGTTCTGAAGAAATGGGTGTGAAATTTATTCTAAAAGTGCcccataaaaaaaaacccttctcctTTTTCAGTATGTTATTCCCCGAGTATGAGATATATTGGCCTCCACAGCAATCATCAGACTTACCATCACCCTCAGACAATGAGACCTGTGGATGCCCCAAAGTGATTCAGCTTCAACCTTCATCCCCACCTCCAGGAACCGAGCCCTGTGAATGTCCCCAGGTCACCTTATTTGACTTGATTGTTGGCAAGGATCGATGTTCATCAGAGAAAAAACCACTTAGATGTCAACTGCCACATGTGGAAGAGCTGCCCATAGGAAGTGAAGATGATGGAAAGGAGCTGCTGAGGGTACTTTCAAAAG GCTAA
- the LOC141507045 gene encoding uncharacterized protein LOC141507045 isoform X1, translating into MGKKQRLFPKASMVHTPSKDFRKKSKSMVLTCPTHQIVSPWESDHFPKSESTAIFNTQPGSTQFPFHYSSKTASVPPPLPWQKHQTTSTGPLPSLKYQGKIRSLLPKKYHNHNFGLTIPTSNFRPKASVGYPTSSKQFVLPSLVSVHQSKSSVKLKQNLRGTSGTNSVPKISSGRSHQSKQKLKQKSSKTMKEPLVPPWHHSSTSSVPASQRHASVHHQTHSRRRKIAAALFGGLDLWPKDIIIKLPSPEVHCNTKDTEKKSDQPEPTVQPHPETPPLLKLPFSKKERPPLTPTETAVLSLTFNKSRDKLAPSSYTKFISRGTNTYMPWPQNKSTLTGFNHQIRLNARPASPDFMHCARTKSVPSLPLKIWETSKPQNIVTKLAHVGEASPGPDCKVKNTFGPSSHPVCPFIQERNESGEIPPTDPTKDLYHWSESSKGQGQSDSPSMSQSNDPEASTVSKPPSGTVLAFLKESTPTPGLLDKSSLIAGDQRSRDPFGLDQQVKSPICHHAWLPPSIFSEQPPESIIGLDFQAVIELDSQPTHELKPDSQDLSQSNPNDQAISPPIKDNQSEPAPDEKVQGMPDHQVSQSPSTDKLDDIESKSTIAQEEEDQVTQNSPVVNPKESVTPSSGDEKDSSSGNGHYWVKVGLNSDSRDEAKSGPQKQNQSIQNRDIPWRLKYIKPYTIKGGQVSAQTVNAIVNSIPEKKIKSDMCKQILMRRMKESPPHRPGQRIPLSYTVCLECASWIPNGCPHTEGMNRLSETELLVIPIPLPGSEEMGVKFILKVPHKKKPFSFFSMLFPEYEIYWPPQQSSDLPSPSDNETCGCPKVIQLQPSSPPPGTEPCECPQVTLFDLIVGKDRCSSEKKPLRCQLPHVEELPIGSEDDGKELLRAKRHVKWDLKRRM; encoded by the exons ATGGGGAAAAAACAGCGGTTATTTCCAAAAG CATCCATGGTCCATACCCCTTCAAAAGACTTCCGAAAGAAGAGCAAATCAATGGTGTTAACCTGTCCAACACATCAGATAGTATCACCATGGGAATCAGACCACTTTCCCAAAAGTGAGAGCACTGCCATTTTCAATACCCAGCCTGGATCCACCcaatttccatttcattattcTAGCAAGACTGCATCTGTACCTCCACCCTTACCTTGGCAGAAGCATCAAACCACAAGTACTGGGCCATTGCCTTCTCTGAAATACCAGGGAAAGATAAGATCACTTTTACCTAAGAAATACCACAACCATAACTTTGGGTTAACCATACCTACCTCTAACTTTAGGCCAAAGGCTTCTGTTGGCTATCCAACATCCTCTAAACAATTTGTTTTACCTTCACTTGTTTCTGTCCACCAATCAAAGTCCTCagtaaaactcaaacaaaatcttCGGGGTACTTCAGGTACCAACTCAGTTCCAAAGATTTCTTCAGGTCGCAGCCATCAGAGTAAGCAGAAGCTAAAACAAAAGAGCTCCAAGACTATGAAAGAACCCTTAGTACCACCTTGGCACCATTCAAGTACCTCATCAGTGCCAGCGAGTCAGAGACATGCATCAGTTCATCATCAGACTCATAGTCGTCGGCGCAAAATTGCAGCAGCCCTATTTGGAGGACTAGACCTCTGGCCTAAGGATATTATTATAAAACTCCCTAGTCCTGAAGTTCATTGCAATacaaaagatacagaaaaaaaatcagaccaaCCTGAACCAACAGTCCAACCTCATCCAGAAACTCCCCCACTTTTAAAACTCCCATTTTCAAAGAAAGAGCGACCTCCTCTTACACCTACAGAAACAGCTGTACTTTCACTAACCTTTAACAAGTCCAGAGACAAGCTAGCACCTTCATCATATACCAAATTTATCAGTAGAGGCACAAACACATATATGCCCTGGCCTCAAAATAAGAGTACATTAACAGGATTTAATCATCAAATCAGGCTTAATGCTAGACCTGCATCACCAGACTTTATGCATTGTGCCAGAACAAAATCTGTTCCTTCTCTGCCTCTAAAAATCTGGGAGACCTCCAAGCCCCAGAACATAGTCACTAAGCTTGCCCATGTAGGTGAGGCTTCACCAGGCCCTGATTGCAAGGTCAAGAACACATTTGGGCCATCATCACATCCTGTCTGCCCATTTATACAAGAACGGAATGAGAGTGGTGAAATTCCACCAACTGATCCCACCAAAGATTTATATCATTGGTCTGAGAGTTCCAAGGGCCAGGGACAATCAGACTCACCCTCAATGAGCCAGAGCAATGATCCTGAGGCCTCAACTGTCTCTAAACCCCCAAGTGGGACAGTACTGGCATTCTTAAAAGAGTCTACACCTACTCCTGGGCTGCTGGATAAGTCCTCATTAATAGCTGGGGATCAAAGGTCCAGGGATCCATTTGGCCTTGACCAGCAGGTTAAATCACCAATATGTCATCATGCCTGGCTCCCCCCATCAATCTTCTCTGAACAACCACCTGAATCTATTATTGGTTTAGACTTCCAGGCAGTGATAGAACTAGACAGTCAACCAACACATGAACTGAAACCTGACTCTCAGGACCTATCTCAATCCAATCCAAATGACCAGGCCATATCTCCACCCATCAAAGACAACCAGTCTGAGCCTGCACCAGATGAGAAGGTTCAGGGAATGCCAGATCATCAGGTTTCCCAATCACCTAGCACTGACAAACTGGATGATATTGAATCAAAGTCCACCATTGCTCAGGAGGAAGAGGATCAGGTTACACAGAATTCACCTGTAGTCAACCCCAAAGAGAGTGTTACTCCTTCATCTGGTGATGAAAAGGATTCTTCATCAGGCAATGGCCACTACTGGGTGAAGGTAGGATTGAACTCTGACTCTCGAGATGAGGCTAAGTCTGGGCCCCAAAAGCAGAACCAGAGTATACAGAACAGAGATATCCCATGGCGTTTGAAGTACATCAAACCATATACCATTAAGGGAGGTCAAGTGTCTGCTCAAACTGTAAATGCCATTGTCAATTCCATCCccgagaaaaaaataaaaagtgacatGTGTAAGCAGATTCTCATGAGGCGAATGAAGGAAAGTCCCCCTCACAGACCTGGTCAACGTATACCATTAAGTTATACAGTCTGCTTAGAATGTGCCTCCTGGATCCCAAATGGTTGTCCTCATACTGAAGGAATGAACCGTCTTTCTGAAACAGAGCTGTTGGTTATACCAATACCTCTGCCAGGTTCTGAAGAAATGGGTGTGAAATTTATTCTAAAAGTGCcccataaaaaaaaacccttctcctTTTTCAGTATGTTATTCCCCGAGTATGAGATATATTGGCCTCCACAGCAATCATCAGACTTACCATCACCCTCAGACAATGAGACCTGTGGATGCCCCAAAGTGATTCAGCTTCAACCTTCATCCCCACCTCCAGGAACCGAGCCCTGTGAATGTCCCCAGGTCACCTTATTTGACTTGATTGTTGGCAAGGATCGATGTTCATCAGAGAAAAAACCACTTAGATGTCAACTGCCACATGTGGAAGAGCTGCCCATAGGAAGTGAAGATGATGGAAAGGAGCTGCTGAGG GCTAAAAGACATGTGAAATGGGACCTCAAGAGAAGGATGTAG